Proteins encoded in a region of the Streptomyces sp. NBC_01471 genome:
- a CDS encoding SpoIIE family protein phosphatase produces MCAEAPDVPPPVGLEWLESLFRGTPAGICVLDTELRHLYVNPALERMNGIPAAEHLGRTVADILPELNVPTDILRGVLADGRAREVAASGRTRSSDDPGLRFWQCACHRVEQDGQVRGLVVVILEVTAPRRRNLEYERVSRHLSMLDTAATLIGTTLDMNTTCGELAEFVVPELADVASVEVFAPEIGQSVRPPPAGVVRLRRAGMAAVPALAEAVRQFGEPGQYADYQDGGTIPRCLETNQPVLQNLSTDAELSASAPSSERVAVYRALGFHSTCVVPLTSRGRPLGCLALVRAGDSPAFTEQDVVVARELAVRAAVDLDHARRYTREHGIALELQRALLSEPRKPHPHIEVATRYLPVGQGAEVGGDWFDVVPLSDARHLKVMGDVMGHGVDAAVAMSHYRSMVRLLAQDDEPPHRILERLDLMVEKAGIDRAATCLLAVVDRFRGECLVASAGHLPPVFIDRGAGAVIADIPVGPPLGTGLGGYETVSLPCGPGTVLFMYTDGLVERRGEDIDVSVGRLASLRLPVGGTLEGLLDEVLDRFGRDATDDIAVLASRIRSGRKGETETGE; encoded by the coding sequence GTGTGCGCCGAGGCGCCGGATGTTCCGCCCCCCGTGGGCCTGGAATGGCTGGAATCGCTGTTCAGGGGCACCCCGGCGGGCATCTGCGTGCTCGATACGGAGCTGCGCCATCTGTATGTCAACCCGGCGCTCGAACGGATGAACGGCATTCCGGCCGCCGAACATCTCGGCCGTACCGTGGCGGACATCCTTCCGGAGCTGAACGTACCGACGGACATCCTGCGCGGCGTGCTCGCCGACGGCCGGGCCCGCGAAGTGGCGGCCAGCGGCCGCACGCGCTCGTCCGACGATCCCGGGCTGCGGTTCTGGCAGTGTGCATGCCACCGCGTCGAACAGGACGGCCAGGTCCGGGGGCTCGTCGTCGTCATACTGGAGGTCACGGCTCCGCGTCGCAGGAACCTGGAGTACGAACGGGTCAGCCGGCATCTGTCGATGCTGGACACGGCGGCCACCCTGATCGGCACCACGCTGGACATGAACACGACCTGCGGCGAGCTGGCGGAGTTCGTGGTTCCCGAACTCGCCGACGTGGCGAGCGTCGAGGTGTTCGCACCGGAGATCGGCCAGTCGGTGCGCCCGCCGCCCGCCGGGGTGGTGCGGCTGCGCAGAGCGGGCATGGCGGCCGTGCCCGCTCTCGCGGAGGCGGTCCGGCAGTTCGGGGAGCCGGGGCAGTACGCCGACTACCAGGACGGCGGTACGATTCCGCGCTGCCTGGAGACGAACCAGCCGGTCCTGCAGAACCTCTCGACCGACGCGGAGCTGAGCGCGTCCGCCCCCAGCTCCGAGCGGGTCGCCGTCTACCGCGCCCTCGGCTTCCACTCCACGTGCGTCGTGCCGCTCACCTCGCGGGGGCGCCCGCTGGGCTGTCTGGCACTCGTACGGGCCGGTGACTCACCCGCCTTCACCGAGCAGGACGTGGTGGTCGCCCGGGAGCTGGCGGTCCGGGCCGCCGTCGACCTCGACCACGCCCGCCGCTACACGCGTGAGCACGGCATCGCCCTGGAACTCCAGCGCGCCCTGCTCTCCGAGCCGCGCAAACCGCACCCGCACATCGAGGTCGCCACCCGCTATCTGCCGGTCGGCCAGGGGGCGGAGGTCGGCGGCGACTGGTTCGATGTCGTCCCGCTGTCGGACGCCCGCCACCTGAAGGTCATGGGCGATGTGATGGGCCACGGGGTCGACGCCGCCGTGGCGATGAGCCACTACCGCTCGATGGTGCGGCTCCTCGCCCAGGACGACGAACCGCCGCACCGCATCCTGGAGCGGCTCGACCTGATGGTCGAGAAGGCGGGCATCGACCGGGCCGCCACCTGTCTGCTGGCGGTCGTGGACCGCTTCCGGGGGGAGTGTCTGGTGGCCAGCGCCGGTCATCTGCCGCCGGTGTTCATCGACCGCGGAGCGGGCGCCGTCATCGCTGATATCCCGGTCGGGCCCCCGCTCGGCACGGGGCTCGGCGGCTACGAGACCGTGTCGCTGCCCTGCGGTCCGGGAACCGTCCTGTTCATGTACACCGACGGGCTGGTGGAGCGCAGGGGCGAGGAC